In a genomic window of Candidatus Moranella endobia PCIT:
- the secE gene encoding preprotein translocase subunit SecE, protein MGTHTKSTKRARGREVVTWLIVVTVLLIVTIVGNYCYRDYHCLCLRALAVVIIALAGWWAIVTAKGKSFIQFAREARNEVRKLIWPTYQETFHATLIVIAVTTVISLILWGLDGLLVRVVSFIHSLRLSDV, encoded by the coding sequence ATGGGTACACATACCAAATCGACAAAACGCGCGCGGGGGCGGGAAGTGGTGACGTGGTTAATCGTTGTCACTGTTCTGTTAATAGTTACCATAGTTGGTAACTATTGTTACCGCGATTATCACTGCTTATGCTTGAGAGCACTAGCAGTCGTTATTATCGCTCTCGCGGGCTGGTGGGCCATAGTTACGGCCAAAGGCAAGTCTTTTATTCAGTTTGCGCGTGAAGCACGTAACGAAGTGCGTAAATTAATTTGGCCGACTTACCAGGAAACGTTCCATGCGACGTTAATTGTCATCGCGGTCACGACCGTAATCTCACTGATTCTGTGGGGACTGGATGGTTTGCTCGTTCGTGTGGTATCATTCATACATAGCCTGAGGTTATCAGATGTCTGA
- the lptG gene encoding LPS export ABC transporter permease LptG: MLRVLDRYIGKTIFNPIMMTLFLLVSLSSLIKFVEQMRKVGQGDYSVMGAGLFTLLSVPKDSEIFFPMATLIGTLLGLGSLATSSELVVMQAAGFSQLQVASSVMKTTIALVLLSLAIGEWVAPASEQIAYHYRNRAINVGSMQSNKHGLWAKDGDDFIFIERLVGNDKLAGVNIYHFDQKAERLQSLRYAATAHFNNGSWKLSQVEEVNLTNRHQINGQQHLNVEWETNLTPDKLGVIALPNSLSISGLANYVKYLQQSGQNFKRYQLKLWSKIFSPFSVVVMMLVALSFIFGPLRSVPPAVRFITGISCSLLFHVLDHICGPLGLVYNLPPVFGALLPSMVFMIISIVMLLTN; the protein is encoded by the coding sequence ATGTTGAGGGTCTTGGACCGCTACATTGGTAAAACAATTTTCAATCCCATAATGATGACCTTGTTCCTGCTGGTGTCGCTATCTAGTCTGATCAAATTCGTTGAGCAAATGCGCAAAGTTGGCCAGGGGGACTACTCGGTAATGGGCGCAGGTCTGTTTACCTTACTTAGCGTGCCCAAGGATAGCGAGATCTTTTTTCCGATGGCTACTCTAATTGGCACGTTGCTGGGGCTGGGTTCTCTGGCAACCAGCAGTGAACTAGTGGTAATGCAGGCAGCTGGTTTCAGCCAACTGCAGGTAGCCAGTTCAGTCATGAAAACAACCATTGCACTGGTGCTGTTGAGCCTGGCCATCGGCGAATGGGTAGCTCCAGCAAGCGAGCAAATAGCCTATCATTACCGCAACCGAGCAATTAACGTCGGCTCCATGCAGTCAAATAAACACGGTCTATGGGCCAAGGACGGTGATGATTTTATTTTCATCGAGCGGTTAGTTGGCAATGATAAGCTGGCCGGCGTCAATATTTATCACTTCGATCAAAAAGCAGAACGGCTACAGTCGCTGCGCTATGCCGCAACGGCTCACTTTAACAATGGCAGTTGGAAACTATCACAGGTGGAAGAAGTTAATTTAACTAACCGCCATCAAATCAATGGTCAGCAACACCTAAACGTTGAATGGGAAACCAATCTGACGCCGGATAAATTGGGGGTAATAGCGTTGCCAAATTCATTGTCTATCTCTGGGTTGGCTAATTACGTTAAGTATCTTCAGCAGAGTGGGCAGAACTTCAAACGTTACCAGTTGAAGCTGTGGAGCAAAATTTTCTCTCCTTTCTCAGTGGTGGTGATGATGCTAGTGGCACTGTCTTTTATTTTCGGACCGCTGCGCAGCGTGCCTCCGGCGGTACGATTCATTACAGGCATAAGTTGCAGTTTATTGTTTCACGTCTTGGATCACATCTGCGGGCCATTAGGTCTAGTATACAACCTGCCGCCAGTATTCGGTGCATTACTACCCAGCATGGTTTTTATGATCATCAGTATAGTTATGCTATTAACTAACTAA
- the lptF gene encoding LPS export ABC transporter permease LptF, which produces MIITRYLVWETVKSQLAILFILLLVFLCQKLGQLLGTVVEGDIPLNVVLALLGLSLPAMVQLILPLSLFLGVLVILSRMYAANEITVIYACGFGKSILIRVALLLSLMNAIVAAVNVIWLSPGLSRYQAIVISDAKVNLSTAAGQFKLADNGNLVLFVGKVQDTVFEHIFMAKIKPNCHARPFVIMADRGHMTKLSDGSQILMLDNGTSYEGTALLRDFCITSFAKYQALIGSRSVANSIETKQMTMHQLWHSSEPEARAEFHWRLTLVVSVLIMTIMVVPLSVVNQRQQSIVLRILPAMLLYLLFFLLQITLRYHSAKGKLDPMFWLWLTNVLFLVLGLILNVLDTVPIRRLRGWLLPKGAPSC; this is translated from the coding sequence GTGATTATTACTAGATATCTGGTTTGGGAGACCGTTAAAAGCCAGCTCGCCATTCTGTTCATCCTGCTGTTGGTTTTTTTATGCCAAAAACTGGGACAACTTTTAGGCACAGTAGTGGAGGGAGATATTCCACTAAACGTAGTGTTAGCCTTACTGGGATTAAGTTTGCCGGCAATGGTGCAATTAATTCTTCCCTTGAGTCTATTCCTTGGTGTGTTAGTGATACTTAGCCGTATGTACGCTGCAAATGAAATTACGGTTATATACGCTTGTGGGTTTGGTAAAAGTATTTTGATCCGTGTGGCGCTGCTGCTCAGTTTGATGAACGCGATAGTAGCAGCGGTGAATGTGATATGGCTTTCACCCGGTTTGTCACGTTATCAAGCGATAGTAATATCGGACGCAAAAGTTAATCTTAGCACAGCGGCTGGGCAATTCAAATTAGCCGATAACGGTAATTTGGTGCTGTTCGTGGGTAAAGTTCAGGATACAGTGTTTGAACATATATTCATGGCAAAGATCAAGCCAAATTGCCATGCTCGCCCTTTCGTTATTATGGCAGACCGTGGCCATATGACCAAGCTGTCTGACGGCTCGCAAATCTTAATGCTGGATAATGGTACTAGCTATGAGGGGACTGCTTTGCTGCGAGATTTCTGCATTACTAGTTTTGCTAAATATCAAGCGCTGATCGGCTCTAGATCTGTGGCGAATAGCATCGAAACTAAGCAAATGACAATGCACCAACTGTGGCACTCGTCTGAGCCGGAGGCGCGCGCTGAGTTTCACTGGAGGCTAACGTTAGTTGTGTCGGTGTTGATTATGACCATAATGGTGGTACCGCTGTCGGTAGTTAACCAACGGCAGCAGAGTATCGTGCTGCGTATACTACCAGCAATGCTGCTATATCTACTGTTCTTTTTGCTACAAATTACCCTGCGCTATCATAGTGCCAAGGGCAAGCTTGACCCGATGTTTTGGCTGTGGCTGACCAATGTGTTGTTTCTAGTGCTAGGGCTAATATTGAATGTGTTGGACACCGTACCGATCAGAAGGCTGCGTGGGTGGCTGCTACCAAAAGGCGCACCCTCATGTTGA
- a CDS encoding valine--tRNA ligase, translated as MDKKYQPKKIEQQLYKHWEQRGYFKPHNDHKQDSYCIMIPPPNITGSLHMGHAFQQTIMDTLIRYQRMLGKNTLWQVGTDHAGIATQMVVERKMVAEEGKNRHDCGRAAFITKIWQWEAQSSGTINHQMRRLGVSVDWERARFTMDEGLSNAVKEVFVRLYQEDLIYRGKRLVNWDPTLRTAISDLEVEHRESTGSMWQLRYPLAESTYTATKLDYLVVSTTRPETMLGDTGVAVNPADPRYRDLIGKFVILPLVGRRIPIVGDAHADMTKGTGCVKITPAHDFNDYEVGKRHALPMINIFTFDGAIRQQAEVFDTNGETSQAISSEIPVAFRGLERFAARKAIVAEFDRLNLLVDEVTDQELTVPYGDRSGVVIEPMLTDQWYVRAAPLAKVAVKAVELGEINFVSKQYENMYFSWMRDIQDWCISRQLWWGHRIPAWYDPEGRVYVGRSEIDVRQQHQLADHVPLRQEEDVLDTWFSSGLWTFSTLGWPEDTETLRTFHPTSVVVSGFDIIFFWIARMVMLTMHFIKTDNGKPQVPFKTVYITGLIRDEEGHKMSKSKGNIIDPLDMVDGISLVALLKKRTDNMMQPQLADSICKRTKKQFPHGIAPHGTDALRFTLTALASNGRDIKWDMNRLEGYRNFCNKLWNASRFVLINTEEHDCGFDGGDQVLSLADRWILAEFNQLVTAFRQALDNYRFDLAAGMLYEFTWNQFCDWYLELTKQVMSCGNDAELRGTRHTLVNVLEALLRLAHPIMPFITETIWQRLHNLTSSNKGETTIMLQPFPAYDAALEDAAAISDVEWMKQAIIAVRTIRAEMNIAPNKPLAVLLRQASQAVTRIVNENRRLIVTIARLESITLMSADDTWPVSVTKIINGAELLIPMNGIVDKNTELARLAKEAVYIEGEIGRISAKLNNDYFICRAPEYVVVKERQKLARYQQFRTKLLEQHEIIASL; from the coding sequence ATGGATAAAAAATACCAGCCCAAAAAGATCGAGCAACAGCTGTATAAGCACTGGGAGCAGCGTGGTTATTTCAAGCCGCACAATGACCACAAGCAGGATAGCTACTGCATCATGATCCCGCCGCCAAATATTACTGGCAGCCTACATATGGGCCATGCCTTCCAACAGACTATTATGGATACTCTTATTCGTTATCAGCGTATGTTGGGTAAAAATACTTTGTGGCAGGTTGGTACAGATCACGCCGGCATCGCGACGCAGATGGTGGTTGAACGCAAAATGGTCGCAGAAGAGGGCAAAAACCGCCACGATTGCGGCCGCGCCGCTTTCATTACTAAGATTTGGCAGTGGGAAGCACAATCCAGCGGCACCATTAACCATCAGATGCGCCGACTTGGCGTTTCTGTGGATTGGGAACGCGCGCGGTTCACAATGGACGAAGGGCTGTCCAACGCTGTTAAAGAAGTGTTTGTGCGGCTGTATCAGGAAGATTTAATTTATCGCGGCAAACGCCTTGTTAACTGGGACCCGACCTTACGCACCGCTATTTCTGACCTGGAAGTAGAACACCGAGAGTCAACAGGCTCAATGTGGCAGCTGCGTTATCCGCTGGCCGAAAGTACGTACACTGCCACTAAGCTGGATTATCTTGTGGTCTCAACCACGCGGCCAGAAACCATGCTAGGAGATACCGGCGTGGCAGTAAACCCGGCAGATCCGCGCTATCGCGACTTGATTGGTAAATTCGTCATACTTCCGCTTGTCGGCCGCCGTATACCAATCGTCGGCGATGCACACGCGGATATGACTAAAGGCACCGGCTGTGTCAAAATTACTCCAGCACATGATTTTAACGACTATGAAGTAGGCAAACGCCACGCACTGCCTATGATCAATATATTCACCTTTGACGGTGCAATCCGCCAGCAAGCCGAGGTTTTTGACACTAATGGTGAGACAAGCCAGGCTATATCTAGCGAAATTCCGGTGGCTTTCCGTGGGCTGGAACGGTTCGCCGCCCGCAAGGCCATCGTTGCCGAATTTGACAGATTGAATCTGCTAGTAGATGAGGTCACTGACCAAGAACTCACGGTGCCTTATGGAGATCGCAGCGGCGTGGTTATAGAACCGATGTTGACAGATCAATGGTACGTACGCGCCGCGCCACTAGCGAAAGTAGCGGTGAAAGCGGTGGAACTGGGTGAGATTAACTTTGTGTCGAAGCAGTACGAAAACATGTATTTCAGCTGGATGCGGGATATACAGGATTGGTGTATTTCCCGTCAGCTATGGTGGGGCCACCGTATTCCAGCATGGTACGACCCGGAGGGCAGGGTATATGTAGGTCGTAGCGAGATCGACGTGCGTCAGCAACATCAGTTAGCTGATCATGTACCACTGCGCCAGGAAGAAGATGTGCTGGATACCTGGTTTTCCTCTGGACTATGGACCTTCTCCACTCTAGGCTGGCCGGAAGATACTGAAACGCTACGCACGTTTCATCCCACAAGTGTAGTGGTTAGCGGCTTTGATATAATTTTTTTCTGGATAGCGCGCATGGTAATGCTGACCATGCATTTCATCAAGACTGACAATGGCAAGCCGCAAGTGCCGTTTAAAACCGTCTATATAACCGGTCTTATTCGCGATGAAGAAGGGCATAAAATGTCTAAGTCCAAAGGTAACATTATTGATCCTCTGGACATGGTTGACGGCATTTCGCTGGTAGCTTTACTTAAAAAGCGCACCGATAATATGATGCAGCCGCAATTGGCTGACAGTATATGCAAACGCACAAAAAAACAATTTCCACACGGCATTGCGCCGCACGGTACCGATGCTCTGCGCTTCACGTTGACCGCTCTTGCCTCTAATGGCCGCGATATTAAATGGGACATGAATCGTCTAGAGGGGTATCGCAATTTCTGCAATAAATTGTGGAATGCCAGCCGTTTTGTCCTGATAAATACCGAAGAGCATGACTGTGGTTTTGACGGCGGCGATCAAGTACTATCGCTGGCAGATCGCTGGATCCTGGCGGAATTTAATCAGTTGGTGACGGCTTTTCGCCAGGCGTTAGATAATTATCGTTTTGATTTGGCTGCAGGTATGTTGTACGAATTCACATGGAACCAATTTTGTGACTGGTATCTTGAGCTAACCAAGCAGGTTATGAGCTGTGGTAATGACGCCGAACTTCGTGGTACCCGCCATACGTTGGTCAACGTACTAGAAGCGTTACTACGTTTGGCACATCCAATCATGCCATTTATTACAGAAACAATCTGGCAGCGGTTGCACAACCTTACTAGTAGTAACAAGGGTGAGACCACCATTATGCTGCAACCGTTTCCCGCCTATGATGCTGCTTTAGAAGACGCTGCTGCCATCAGCGATGTGGAATGGATGAAGCAAGCTATCATCGCGGTTCGCACGATTCGTGCCGAAATGAATATTGCGCCTAATAAGCCGTTAGCGGTATTGTTACGCCAGGCTTCACAGGCGGTTACGCGCATAGTAAACGAAAACCGTCGCTTGATTGTTACCATTGCACGGCTTGAAAGTATCACACTGATGTCAGCAGATGATACATGGCCCGTTTCTGTTACCAAAATTATCAACGGCGCCGAACTGCTGATACCGATGAACGGTATTGTTGATAAAAACACAGAGCTGGCACGACTGGCGAAGGAAGCGGTGTACATAGAAGGCGAAATTGGCCGTATCTCTGCTAAACTAAATAATGATTACTTTATCTGCCGGGCGCCGGAATATGTGGTGGTAAAAGAACGCCAGAAATTGGCAAGATATCAGCAATTCAGAACAAAATTACTTGAGCAGCACGAGATCATTGCAAGTTTGTGA
- the rplA gene encoding 50S ribosomal protein L1, with amino-acid sequence MSKITKRKRVIRDKIASNKQYNFTEAVALLKELATAKFVESIDVAINLGIDARRSDQNIRGATVLPHGSGRRVRVAVFSQGTNAEVAKTAGADLVGMDDLANQIKIGDINFDVVIAAPEVMSFVSQLGHILGPRGLMPNPKFGTVTPNIAEAVKKAKAGQIRYRNDKNGIIHTTIGKVDFESEKLQENLEYLLMALKKAKPTQAKGFYIKKVSLSTTMGAGVVIDQSSLLTAAN; translated from the coding sequence ATGTCTAAAATAACCAAGCGCAAGCGTGTCATCCGCGATAAAATTGCTTCAAATAAGCAATACAACTTTACTGAGGCAGTGGCGTTGCTGAAAGAATTAGCTACAGCTAAGTTTGTTGAAAGCATCGATGTTGCCATTAATCTTGGCATTGATGCACGCAGATCAGATCAGAACATCCGTGGTGCTACCGTGCTACCGCACGGTAGCGGCCGCCGCGTGCGCGTGGCCGTTTTCAGCCAAGGCACTAACGCTGAAGTTGCTAAAACCGCCGGTGCTGATCTGGTTGGCATGGATGATTTAGCTAACCAGATCAAAATAGGCGATATCAACTTCGACGTAGTTATTGCGGCTCCGGAAGTGATGAGTTTTGTCAGCCAGCTGGGTCATATCCTCGGTCCCCGCGGTCTGATGCCAAACCCCAAATTCGGCACCGTCACCCCTAATATCGCGGAAGCAGTTAAAAAGGCCAAAGCTGGTCAAATTCGCTATCGCAACGACAAAAACGGTATTATCCACACCACAATCGGTAAAGTTGACTTTGAGTCTGAAAAATTACAAGAAAATCTGGAATATTTGCTAATGGCGCTGAAAAAAGCTAAACCAACACAAGCCAAGGGCTTTTACATCAAGAAAGTTAGCCTATCCACCACCATGGGCGCAGGGGTAGTAATCGATCAAAGCAGCCTATTAACTGCAGCAAATTAG
- the argF gene encoding ornithine carbamoyltransferase, translated as MNKLWKRSLLRLMDLTSDEINQLLALAANLKRQKRSGCETPLLAGKNIALIFEKDSTRTRCSFEVAAFDQGANVTYLGPSGSQRGNKESMKDTARVLGRIYDGIQYRGYGQEIVETLARYAGVPVWNGLTTEFHPTQLLADLLTMQESLPEKSFPQMKLAYVGDTRNNMGNTLLEAAALTGIDLRLVAPNACWPNQDLVTSCRNLARENGGDITLTADIAVGIKEVDFIYTDVWVSMGEDKILWQERIEMLRAYQVNMDMLRQIGNSQVKFLHCLPAFHDDHTTLGKQIAAQYNLVGGMEVTDEVFESTNSVVFDQAENRLHTIKAVMVATLASLSAKS; from the coding sequence ATGAATAAGTTATGGAAACGTAGTTTACTAAGATTGATGGATTTGACGTCTGACGAAATTAATCAATTATTAGCGCTAGCTGCAAATCTTAAGCGCCAAAAGCGTTCTGGATGCGAAACACCGCTTTTGGCCGGTAAAAATATTGCGCTCATATTCGAAAAAGATTCTACCAGGACCCGCTGCTCTTTCGAAGTTGCCGCCTTTGATCAGGGTGCAAACGTAACCTATTTGGGGCCAAGCGGTAGCCAGCGAGGCAATAAAGAATCCATGAAGGATACCGCTAGGGTATTAGGTCGTATATATGACGGTATCCAATATCGCGGTTATGGCCAAGAGATAGTAGAAACTCTTGCGCGCTATGCCGGCGTACCGGTGTGGAACGGACTGACGACCGAGTTCCATCCAACTCAATTGCTGGCTGATCTATTGACCATGCAGGAATCTTTGCCGGAAAAATCATTCCCTCAAATGAAGCTGGCATATGTCGGCGATACGCGCAATAACATGGGTAATACGCTGCTAGAAGCAGCTGCGTTAACCGGTATTGATTTACGGCTAGTAGCACCGAATGCCTGTTGGCCTAATCAAGATTTAGTTACTTCCTGCCGTAACCTAGCAAGGGAAAATGGCGGTGACATTACCCTTACCGCAGATATTGCTGTTGGCATCAAGGAGGTTGACTTTATCTATACCGATGTTTGGGTATCGATGGGCGAAGACAAAATCTTATGGCAAGAACGTATCGAGATGCTGCGTGCCTATCAGGTAAATATGGACATGTTACGCCAAATAGGCAATTCACAGGTGAAGTTTCTTCATTGTCTACCAGCATTCCATGACGATCACACTACCCTAGGAAAGCAAATTGCTGCCCAATATAACTTGGTTGGCGGAATGGAAGTTACCGATGAAGTGTTTGAATCCACCAATAGCGTGGTGTTCGATCAGGCAGAAAACCGACTGCATACAATCAAAGCAGTTATGGTAGCAACACTGGCGTCACTATCAGCAAAATCGTAA
- the rplJ gene encoding 50S ribosomal protein L10: MALNLQDKKTIVAEVSELAKYAPSVVVADSSGITVDKITELRKAGRAAGVYMRVVRNTLMCRIVKDTLYEGLKDTFIGPTLIAFSNTHPGAAARLFKNFATANPNFKIKAAAFAGTVIPASQIDRLANLPTYEEAIVRMMSVMKDASAGELVRTLASLCDQKPAI; encoded by the coding sequence ATGGCATTAAATCTTCAAGACAAAAAAACTATTGTTGCTGAAGTCAGCGAATTAGCCAAATACGCGCCTTCTGTCGTTGTTGCAGATTCAAGCGGCATTACGGTAGATAAAATAACTGAGCTGCGTAAAGCAGGTCGTGCCGCCGGTGTCTACATGCGCGTTGTTCGCAATACACTGATGTGCCGCATAGTGAAAGACACCCTGTATGAGGGGCTAAAAGACACGTTTATAGGTCCGACTTTAATTGCATTTTCTAATACACATCCAGGCGCAGCAGCTCGTCTGTTTAAGAATTTTGCTACAGCAAATCCCAATTTTAAAATTAAAGCTGCCGCCTTTGCAGGAACAGTTATTCCTGCATCGCAGATCGACCGACTAGCAAATTTACCAACTTACGAAGAAGCAATCGTCCGCATGATGTCAGTAATGAAAGATGCCTCTGCCGGAGAGCTGGTTCGCACGTTAGCTTCACTGTGCGATCAAAAACCAGCGATATGA
- the nusG gene encoding transcription termination/antitermination protein NusG yields MSEAQQKRWYVFQAFSGFEGRVAQALREYIKLHNMEALFGEVLVPTEEVVEIRGGQRRKSERKFFPSYVLVHMVMNDASWHLVRSLPRVMGFIGGTSDRPAPISDKEVEAIMQRLQQVGDKPRPKTIFEPGELVRVNDGPFADFNGVVEEVDYEKSRLKVSVSIFSRATPVELDFGQVEKC; encoded by the coding sequence ATGTCTGAAGCTCAACAAAAACGTTGGTATGTGTTTCAGGCGTTTTCCGGGTTTGAGGGACGCGTAGCGCAAGCCCTACGCGAATATATCAAACTTCACAATATGGAAGCGCTGTTTGGCGAAGTTCTGGTACCGACAGAAGAGGTTGTTGAAATTCGTGGCGGCCAGCGGCGTAAAAGTGAACGGAAATTTTTTCCAAGCTATGTTCTGGTGCATATGGTGATGAATGACGCTAGTTGGCATCTTGTGCGAAGTTTACCGCGCGTCATGGGCTTCATCGGCGGTACCTCGGATCGTCCCGCACCTATCAGCGATAAAGAAGTAGAAGCGATCATGCAGCGCCTACAGCAGGTTGGAGATAAGCCACGGCCGAAAACTATTTTTGAACCGGGTGAGCTGGTCCGTGTTAACGATGGCCCCTTTGCCGACTTCAATGGCGTGGTGGAAGAGGTTGACTACGAAAAAAGCCGCTTGAAAGTATCGGTATCTATTTTTAGTCGCGCCACTCCGGTGGAACTTGACTTCGGTCAGGTTGAGAAATGCTGA
- the tuf gene encoding elongation factor Tu encodes MSKETFQRTKPHVNVGTIGHVDHGKTTLTAAITTVLAKAYGGNACAFDQIDNAPEEKARGITINTSHVEYDTPRHHYAHVDCPGHADYVKNMITGAAQMDGAILVVAATDGPMPQTREHILLGRQVGVPNIIVFINKCDMVEDEELLELVEMEVRELLSQYDFPGDETPVIRGSALKALEGDEHWTQKIIELANALDNYIPEPERAIDQPFLLPIEDVFSISGRGTVVTGRVERGTVKVGDEVEIVGMKNTTKTTCTGVEMFRKLLDEGRAGENVGVLLRGTKRDDVERGQVLAKPGSIKPHTKFESEVYILRKEEGGRHTPFFKGYRPQFYFRTTDVTGTIELPEGVDMVMPGDNVKMVVNLIAPIAMADGLRFAIREGGHTVGAGVVTKLIA; translated from the coding sequence ATGTCTAAAGAAACGTTTCAACGCACTAAACCACACGTTAACGTCGGTACTATCGGCCACGTTGACCATGGTAAAACTACCTTAACCGCCGCCATCACCACCGTTCTGGCCAAGGCTTACGGCGGAAACGCGTGTGCCTTTGATCAGATCGACAACGCGCCAGAAGAAAAAGCCCGCGGTATCACTATTAACACTTCGCACGTTGAATACGATACCCCGCGCCATCACTACGCGCATGTAGACTGCCCGGGGCACGCCGACTATGTGAAAAACATGATCACTGGCGCGGCCCAGATGGATGGCGCGATTCTGGTGGTTGCCGCCACCGACGGTCCGATGCCCCAGACCCGCGAACACATTCTGTTAGGTCGCCAAGTAGGCGTACCTAACATCATCGTGTTCATTAACAAATGTGACATGGTCGAAGACGAAGAGTTGTTGGAACTAGTGGAAATGGAAGTTCGAGAACTACTGTCTCAGTACGACTTCCCGGGCGATGAGACGCCGGTGATCCGCGGCTCCGCGCTGAAAGCCCTGGAAGGTGACGAACATTGGACGCAAAAAATTATTGAACTGGCGAACGCGCTGGATAATTACATTCCGGAACCAGAACGTGCCATTGACCAGCCGTTCCTACTGCCTATCGAAGATGTTTTTTCAATCTCAGGTCGCGGCACCGTGGTTACTGGTCGTGTGGAACGCGGCACCGTCAAGGTGGGTGACGAAGTGGAAATTGTTGGCATGAAAAATACCACCAAAACAACCTGCACCGGCGTTGAAATGTTCCGTAAACTACTGGATGAAGGACGTGCCGGCGAGAACGTGGGCGTGCTGCTGCGTGGCACTAAGCGTGACGACGTTGAGCGGGGCCAGGTTCTGGCTAAACCAGGTTCGATTAAGCCACATACTAAGTTTGAATCTGAAGTGTATATTTTGCGCAAAGAAGAAGGCGGCCGTCATACACCCTTCTTTAAAGGCTACCGTCCGCAGTTCTACTTCCGTACTACTGACGTTACCGGTACCATCGAACTGCCAGAAGGAGTTGACATGGTGATGCCTGGCGACAACGTTAAAATGGTGGTCAACCTGATTGCCCCGATCGCCATGGCCGATGGTTTGCGTTTTGCTATCCGCGAAGGCGGCCATACCGTTGGCGCTGGTGTGGTGACTAAACTTATCGCTTAA
- the rplK gene encoding 50S ribosomal protein L11: MAKKVQAYVKLQVAAGMANPSPPVGPALGQQGVNLMEFCTAFNVKTESLEKGLPIPVVITVYSDRSFTFVTKTPPAAVLLKKAAGIKLGASKPNQSKVGKVTSAQVREIAETKASDMTGANVEAMSHSIAGTARSMGLVVED, encoded by the coding sequence ATGGCCAAAAAAGTGCAAGCCTATGTCAAATTGCAGGTAGCGGCAGGAATGGCAAACCCTAGTCCACCTGTAGGTCCAGCCCTTGGTCAACAAGGAGTTAACCTTATGGAATTCTGTACAGCCTTTAATGTTAAAACCGAAAGCCTTGAAAAAGGGTTACCGATTCCTGTTGTTATCACTGTTTATTCAGACCGTTCTTTTACGTTTGTTACCAAGACTCCGCCAGCCGCCGTGCTGTTGAAAAAAGCTGCCGGCATCAAATTAGGTGCTAGTAAGCCGAATCAAAGCAAAGTTGGAAAAGTGACCAGCGCGCAAGTACGTGAAATCGCCGAAACCAAAGCGTCTGATATGACTGGTGCCAACGTTGAAGCGATGTCTCACTCCATTGCTGGTACCGCTCGTTCGATGGGCCTGGTAGTTGAGGATTAA
- a CDS encoding DNA polymerase III subunit chi: protein MKNATFYLLNQASLNLMEWLACYFTVDKWREGKLVLIACEDEAQALRIDEALWACDPDTFVPHNLTGECSPYGTPVEICWQQRRGSNMNREVLISLLLSVYADFASSFNEVIDFVPAEATLKQLARNRYKTYRSVGFQLTTAIPPTR from the coding sequence ATGAAAAACGCAACCTTTTATTTACTCAACCAAGCCAGTCTTAACCTCATGGAATGGCTGGCCTGTTATTTTACCGTCGATAAATGGCGGGAGGGCAAACTGGTACTTATCGCCTGTGAGGATGAAGCCCAAGCGCTTAGAATAGACGAAGCGCTGTGGGCGTGCGATCCTGATACTTTCGTACCACATAACCTGACGGGAGAATGCTCGCCATACGGCACGCCAGTAGAAATTTGCTGGCAACAGCGCCGTGGTAGTAACATGAATAGGGAGGTGTTGATAAGCTTGCTGTTGTCGGTCTACGCGGATTTTGCCTCATCGTTTAATGAAGTCATTGATTTCGTTCCGGCTGAAGCAACTTTAAAACAGCTGGCGCGCAATCGTTATAAAACTTATCGTAGCGTTGGCTTCCAATTGACTACGGCAATACCACCAACAAGGTGA